CATGGTGGTGCTCAACATGACGATCGCACTGACCGTCCGCAGCGACGCTGGCTTCGCCCTGTCGGACGGCGGGTGGGAGTACAACGCCGCCCAGGCGGCGCTCGGCCTGGTCTTCTTGGCCTTCGGCTCGGGCCGCGCCGGACTCGACCACCTGTTCGTCCGCCCGTCCGGGGAGACCGACCAGTTGATCGAGGCGCCGGCCTGACGTGGCCATCTTTCACAGGATTCACACAGCCAACCCATAGCCTGATCCCCGGCCGACGCGGAACAATGGGGGCATGGCCACCACCACCGACCCACTTCTGCGCCCCGACGGCACGCCCATCCGCGTCGTCGCCGTCGATGATGAACCCAGCCTGATCGAGTTGCTGTCGATGGCGATGCGGTACGAGGGCTGGGACGTGCACACCGCGACCACCGGCACCGAGGCCGTCCGGGTCGCCCGCGAGGTGCGCCCCGACGCGCTCGTGCTCGACATGATGCTGCCCGACTTCGACGGGCTCGAGGTGATGCGCCGGGTGCGGACCGAACAGCCCGACGTGCCGGTCATCTTCCTCACCGCGCGCGACGGTGTGGCCGACCGGATCGCCGGCCTGACCGCCGGAGGCGACGACTACGTCACCAAGCCCTTCTCGCTGGAGGAGGTCATCGCCCGTCTGCGGGGGCTGCTGCGGCGCTCCGGGGCCACGACCGCGCGGCCCGACACACAGATCGTCGTCGGCGACCTGATCCTCGACGAGGACTCGCACGAGGTGACCCGCGCCGGGGAACCCATCAAGCTGACGGCCACCGAGTTTGAGCTGCTCCGGTTCCTGATGCGCAACCCGAAGCGGGTCCTCAGCAAGGCCCAGATCCTCGACCGCGTGTGGAACTACGACTTCGGCGGCCAGGCAAACGTCGTCGAGCTGTACGTCTCCTACCTGCGCAAGAAGATCGACGCCGGCCGCGAACCGATGATCCACACCATGCGGGGCGTCGGCTACGTCCTGCGGCCGGCGGGGCAGTGACCGGCAACCAGCGCGGCTCCCTCGCAGCCCAGCTCCGGCCGCGCCTGATCCTGACGGTCGCCGTCATGGCCGTCCTATTGGGCGTCGCGACGGTCTTCGCCGCCCGCACGATCCTCTACAACCAGCTCGACGGCGAACTCGACGCGGCGCAGGTGCGCCAGGGCCGGGGCATCGTCGGCGGCGACCGGGTGCCGGGCATCGAGACCCCCGGCATGCGGGCCGGCACCGTCATCACGCTGCTGCGCGGCGACGGGACGGCGCTGAAGGGCATGGTGGGTGACGGCGCCGTCATGGACATCTCGGACACGGCCGCGCTGGAGATGGTGCGCCTGGTGCCGGGCGAGAAACACTCGCTCGACCTCGACGGCCTCGGCCGCTACCGGGTCGAGGCCAGGGACACGCGCCTCGGGCGGGTCGCCGTCGGCCTACCCACCAATGACATCGACTCGACGCTGGTGTGGCTGAGTGTGTTCGCCGGGTCGTTGTCTCTGGTGGCGATCGGCGCTACCTCGCTGGTGACGCGGCAGGTGCTCGACACCGCCACCCGCCCGCTGGTCGAGCTGACAAACACTGCGGACGAGGTGAGCGGCCTCGAGCTGGAGCGGGGCGCGGTCGAGGTGCCGCGGGTCGCCGTCGGTGAGCTTCCTGACGCGAGCGAGGTGACGCGGCTGGCGACGTCGTTCAACCGGATGCTCGGCCGGGTCGAGGGCGCGCTGGGGGCCCGCGAGGCGTCGGAGAGCAAGCTGCGCAGGTTCGTCGCCGACGCGTCGCACGAACTGCGCAACCCGCTGGCCGCGATCCGCGGCTACGCGGAGCTGGCGCAGCGCCGTCCCGACACGGACGACGCGGCGTTCGCGATGGCACGGATCGGGGCCGAGTCGGAGCGGATGGCCAAGCTGGTCGGTGACCTGCTGCTGCTGGCCCGGCTCGACTCGGATGTCCCGGTTACCCCGGAGCCGGTCGACGTCGTCGAGGTGGTTCTCAACGCCGTCAGCGACGCCCAGGCCAGTGCGCCCCGGCACCGTTGGCAGCTGGATGCGCCGCCGTCGGAGATCACCGTCATGGCCAACGCCGACCAGCTGCACCAGGTGATGGTGAACCTGCTGGGCAACGCCCGCACCCACACCCCGGCGGGGACGACGGTGTCGGTCGCGGTGCGCGCCGAGGACGAGACGGCCGTGATCGACGTCGTTGACGACGGTCCCGGCATTCCGGCCGAGAAGCAGGCCCTCGTGTTCGAGCGGTTCACCCGCGTCGACGACACCCGGCCGCACACGTCGGAGAAGTCGACGGGGCTGGGGTTGGCGATCGTGCGGGCCGTCGTCCAGAGCTTCGGCGGTCAGGCGTCGGTGGAATCGCGGCCCGGCCGCACCTGCTTCTCCGTCCGCCTACCGTTGGCCGCGCCGTCGGGGCCCGGCGCTACGATGCTGGGACAACCCGAAAGGACCCAATGATGGAAATCACCCGTTCGGCGCTGGCCGCGATGGTCGACCACACGCTGCTCAAGACGGATGCGACGCACGAGCAGGTCGCGGCGCTTGTCGCCGAGGCCCGGGAGCTGGGCGCGTTCTCCGTGTGCGTGTCGCCGTCGATGCTGCCGGTGACGGCTGAGCTCGGCGAGGTGAAGGTGGCGACGGTGTGCGGGTTCCCGTCGGGCAACCACAGTGCCGAGGCAAAGGCTTTCGAGGCGGCGGAATCGTCGCGCCTGGGCGCCGACGAGGTCGACATGGTCATCAACATCGGTCTTCTGAAGGAGGGCCGCGCGGACGCCGTCGAGGCTGAGATCGCTGCGGTGCGCGCCGCGACGACGGGGCTGCTGAAGGTCATCATCGAGTCGGCGGCGCTGACGGACGACGAGATCGTCGCCGCCTGCCGCGCGGCGGAGGCGGCGGGCGCCGACTACGTGAAGACGTCGACGGGCTTCCACCCGGCGGGTGGGGCGAGCGTGCACGCCGTCGAACTGATGTCGGCGACGGTCGGGCAGCGGCTGGGCGTCAAGGCGAGCGGCGGGATCCGCGATTACGCGACGGCGAACGCGATGGTCGAGGCTGGGGCGACGCGGCTGGGGCTGTCGGGCACGCGTGCGGTGCTGGACGGTGCGGACGGGGTCGAGAGCGACGACGAGGTCGAGGGCGGCTACTAGTCGGTTCTGAGGGACCAATCCGTTCCCTGAGCCGGCCGCCTGCGGCCGTGTCGAAGGGCGGTTCCTGAGCCTGTCGAAGGGCCTGAGCCAGTCACACCCATCGACTCTTCGAGACGCTCGCGCAGGCGCTCGCTCCTCAGGGACCGCTCCTTGAGCCCTGTAGACGCCCGTGTCGTCTCACCGTCCTTGCCGGTAGGCTGCCTGCCATGCTTCTCAGCGATCGCGATATCCATCTGGCAGTGGCCAACGGCGACATTGCGCTGGATCCGTGGGAACCCGCGATGGTCCAGCCGTCGAGCATCGATGTGCGCCTGGACAAGTTCTTCCGCGTCTTCGAGAACCACCGCTACCCGTCGATCGACCCGTCGGTCGAGCAGCCGGAGCTGACCCGCATGATCGAGGTCGACCCCGACGAGCCGTTCGTGCTGCACCCGGGCGAGTTCGTGCTGGGCTCGACGTTCGAGCAGGTCACGCTCGGGGCGTCGATCGCCGCGCGGCTGGAGGGCAAGTCGTCGCTCGGCCGCCTCGGCCTGCTGACCCACTCCACTGCGGGGTTCATCGACCCGGGCTTCTCCGGGCACGTGACACTGGAACTGTCGAACATGGCGACGCTGCCGGTGAAGCTCTGGCCCGGGATGAAGATCGGCCAGCTGTGCTTCTTCCAGCTCACGTCGCCGGCTGAGCACCCGTACGGGTCGGTGCAGTACGGATCGCGCTACCAGGGCCAGCGTGGCCCGACGCCGTCGCGCAGCCACCTGAACTTCCACCGCACGCAGGTGTAGTCGACGGCGCTGTCAGCATCCCGGGCCAACGCAGGCGCCCCGCGCAAACGTCAGGCCCCGGGTCCGCGCCAACCTCAGCGCCTCGCACCACCGTCACTCCGCCCGCGGCCTGAACGGACACGAATCTCCGGTGAGCCGCCGATACGCGCATATCGCCACAACGGCCGCCTGAGCCAGCAGACTGCCCGGAGAAGCCAGATTTGTGCCCGCCGAGCCAGATTCATGCCCGCCGAGAGCGACCCCGGAGCCGCGTCCTGATCCGAGCCGAGTCCGGGCCGACGCCGTCCACTCGACGACGCCGTCCACACCCTGAAGCCAGCCGACGCCGACGTCGTCCAGCCCTGAACGAACACGAATCTCCGCCGAGCCGCCGATACGCGCATATCGCCACAACGGCCGCCTGAGCCAGCAGAATGCACGGCGAAGCCAGATTTATGCACGTCGAGCCAGATTCGTGCCCGCCGAGGGCGAGCCCGGAGCCGGGGCCTGATCCGAGCCGAGTCCGGGCCGACGCCGTCCACTCGACGACGCCGTCCACACCCTGAAGCCAGCCGACGCCGACGTCGTTCAAAACCCGGAACGAGCACAAATCTCCGCCGAGCGGCCGATACGCGCATATCGCCACAACGGCCGCCTGAGCCAGCAGAATGCACGGCGAAGCCAGATTTATGCACGCAAAGCCAGATTCGTGCCCGCCGAATCCTCGGCTGGTCACGCCGGAAGCACCGTCACGCGGAGGCACCCGTCAAGTAGGAAGGACCCGTCAGGCCGGGAGGACCGGGCGACGCAGGATCGTGAACCACCGGTTTCCGTACGACACCTGCTGGCCCTCGCGGACCCGCACCTGCGTACCCGACGGGCACGGCTCCAGATCGCCGCCCGTTGTCACCAGGGCAGTGCCGTTCGTCGAACCCCGGTCGACGACGTAGACGCCCCGCGGGTCCGTACCGATCAGCACATGCGTGCGGGAGATCATCCGGCCATCCCCCGACGCCGGCACGAGATGCACCTCCGCCGGATCGTCGGCCGCCTTCTGCGGGTTGCGGCCCAGCAGAACCGTCACCGCCAGGTCGACCTCGCGGCCGTCGTCCAGACGGACGTACCAGCCTTCATCGCCCGCCCGGCCGGCTGCGCCGTCCGGCAGGCTCGTGATGCGCGTGCCTTCGTCGGCGTCCACGTCGCCGAACTCACGCTGCCGGACCCGCACCTGGCGCGCCGGCTCGATGACCGACGACGGCGTCGGCAACGGAATCCAGTTCTGTGCCGCGGGACGTGGGGTGACCGGCTGCTCGGGAGCAGAGTGGCCGTGCTGCGGAACGCCTGCCGGCGCTCCCTGACCCTGGGCCTGCTGGCCGCCGGCGAGGCCGGGCGAATCCTGGCCCGAGCCCGGGAATCCCGGCGTCGGCGCGACACCGGGGATACCGGTCGCACCCGGCTGCGGGCTGGGCGCGGGACCACCGAACTGGGTACCGAACGACGCCTGACCCTGGGCTCCCGGCTGCCCGCCGGACGACTGTTGCCCAGCCTGAGGGCCGCCGAACGGCTCCTGTCCCGCGTGTGGGGTGGAGGCGGGCCCACCGAACTGGCCCGGCTGACCGCCGAACGACGGCTGACCCGACTGCGAGCCGGGTACGGAACCACCGAACTGCGCGCCGAAGGACGCCTGATCCTGGGCACCCGACTGCCCACCGAAGGGGTCCTGTCCCGCGTGTGGGGTGGAGGCGGGAGCACCGAACTGGCCCGGCTGACCGCCGAACGACTGCTGACCCGGCTGCTGGCTGGGCGCGGGACCACCGAACTGCGCTCCGAACGACGCCTGCTCCTGGGCACCCGACTGCCCACCGAAGGGCTCCTGCCCTGCGTGCGGGGTGGAGGCAGGCGCACCGAACTGGCCCTGCTGACCGCCGAACGACGGCTGACCCGCCTGCGGGCTGGCTGCCTGACCACCGAACTGCGGAGTACCGAACTGCGCCTGCTGCGGCTGCGCCCCGGGAGCGCCCCACTGCGGCTGCTCCGGCTGCGTCGCCGGGCCGCCCCACTGACCCTGAGCCTGAGCCGACGCCCCGAACCCCTGCTGCTGGAACGACGCCTGCGGAGCGGGCGCGCCGAACGGCTCGCCACCCACCCCCGGCAGCCAGTCCGGCGCCTGGGAGTCGTAACCCGACGACGTCGACCCCGGCTGCGGGCTGAACGTGCTCGCCAGGTGCGGCGGCAGGCCGACGGTCGTGGTCTGCGCGACCTTCTTCGTCGGCGCAGTGGCGCGCTGTTCGCTCTCCTTCGGCTGGACGACGACGGCGCCGGCGACCATGTCGTGCCAGCCCTGGCGACGCTCATGGATGACGAGGAACACCAGCAGCGCGATGCCGCCGACGAACGTGCCCATCAGGGCGGAGAACACCAGTTGGCGGAGGAAGAAGCGCCACCAGCCGATCGGCTCGCCGTCCTTCATCGACACCAGCCGGATCCCCATGACCCGGGCGCCGAGGCCGGCGCCGCGCCTGGCGTAGGCCCACCACTGGTAGAGCCCGTATCCGGCGCCGAGGACGGCTGCGATGATCGTGGAGGCCAGGAGCTGGCCGTTGGTGGTGATGACGGTCAGCGCCAGCAGCGTCTGCAGTCCGTAGATGACGCCGAACGGCAGCCAGTCGAGCACGGCGGCGATGAATCGACGGCCAAGGCCGGCGACGACGACGCCCCGCGGAATCAGCCGACTCACGTGGCCTCCTCAGTTCTGTTCCCGGGTACCGCGCAAGGATACCGCCCGCCGGTCCTCAACCGACGGTCCTCCACCCCTAGCGGTACTTCCTGAACGACTTCGTCGACAGGCTCGAGAACGCCCACCGGAACCAGTTCAGCGACTTGCGCATCCCGCGCCGGACCAGGCCCGTCGATCCCCAGTACTCGCGCGCCGTCGCCTCGCTCGGGTCGCCCGGCGCGAACACGATCCAGTCGGCCTCCTTCGCCAGGGCGACGGGGTCGCTGACGGCGCGCAGCTTCGGGAACTCCTCCACGAGCAGCTGGGCCTGCTCGGTGCGCGTGGCGGACGCCGACGGGCTCCGCCCCAGGTCACGGGCCTTGTCGACCAGCTCCGACCAGGCGCCCGCGATCCGGTTCGCGACGATCGGGTCGTTGCGACGGTGCGAGCGGCGGCGCAGCTTCATGCCGACGATCAGCACGATCGGCACGACGATCGTGATCAGCGGGATGCCCGTCAGCGCGGCGAAAGCGCCGATCTGCGCCCAGTCGATCGGGGTGTCGACCTCCGGCTCCTCCGCCGGGTCGACCGGCAGGTCGTCGTCCGGCGGCGGCACCTCGGGGCGTGCCGGCGGCGGGGGCGGGTT
The DNA window shown above is from Tessaracoccus defluvii and carries:
- a CDS encoding response regulator transcription factor, which gives rise to MATTTDPLLRPDGTPIRVVAVDDEPSLIELLSMAMRYEGWDVHTATTGTEAVRVAREVRPDALVLDMMLPDFDGLEVMRRVRTEQPDVPVIFLTARDGVADRIAGLTAGGDDYVTKPFSLEEVIARLRGLLRRSGATTARPDTQIVVGDLILDEDSHEVTRAGEPIKLTATEFELLRFLMRNPKRVLSKAQILDRVWNYDFGGQANVVELYVSYLRKKIDAGREPMIHTMRGVGYVLRPAGQ
- a CDS encoding sensor histidine kinase, which gives rise to MTGNQRGSLAAQLRPRLILTVAVMAVLLGVATVFAARTILYNQLDGELDAAQVRQGRGIVGGDRVPGIETPGMRAGTVITLLRGDGTALKGMVGDGAVMDISDTAALEMVRLVPGEKHSLDLDGLGRYRVEARDTRLGRVAVGLPTNDIDSTLVWLSVFAGSLSLVAIGATSLVTRQVLDTATRPLVELTNTADEVSGLELERGAVEVPRVAVGELPDASEVTRLATSFNRMLGRVEGALGAREASESKLRRFVADASHELRNPLAAIRGYAELAQRRPDTDDAAFAMARIGAESERMAKLVGDLLLLARLDSDVPVTPEPVDVVEVVLNAVSDAQASAPRHRWQLDAPPSEITVMANADQLHQVMVNLLGNARTHTPAGTTVSVAVRAEDETAVIDVVDDGPGIPAEKQALVFERFTRVDDTRPHTSEKSTGLGLAIVRAVVQSFGGQASVESRPGRTCFSVRLPLAAPSGPGATMLGQPERTQ
- the deoC gene encoding deoxyribose-phosphate aldolase, which translates into the protein MEITRSALAAMVDHTLLKTDATHEQVAALVAEARELGAFSVCVSPSMLPVTAELGEVKVATVCGFPSGNHSAEAKAFEAAESSRLGADEVDMVINIGLLKEGRADAVEAEIAAVRAATTGLLKVIIESAALTDDEIVAACRAAEAAGADYVKTSTGFHPAGGASVHAVELMSATVGQRLGVKASGGIRDYATANAMVEAGATRLGLSGTRAVLDGADGVESDDEVEGGY
- the dcd gene encoding dCTP deaminase is translated as MLLSDRDIHLAVANGDIALDPWEPAMVQPSSIDVRLDKFFRVFENHRYPSIDPSVEQPELTRMIEVDPDEPFVLHPGEFVLGSTFEQVTLGASIAARLEGKSSLGRLGLLTHSTAGFIDPGFSGHVTLELSNMATLPVKLWPGMKIGQLCFFQLTSPAEHPYGSVQYGSRYQGQRGPTPSRSHLNFHRTQV
- a CDS encoding RDD family protein, producing MSRLIPRGVVVAGLGRRFIAAVLDWLPFGVIYGLQTLLALTVITTNGQLLASTIIAAVLGAGYGLYQWWAYARRGAGLGARVMGIRLVSMKDGEPIGWWRFFLRQLVFSALMGTFVGGIALLVFLVIHERRQGWHDMVAGAVVVQPKESEQRATAPTKKVAQTTTVGLPPHLASTFSPQPGSTSSGYDSQAPDWLPGVGGEPFGAPAPQASFQQQGFGASAQAQGQWGGPATQPEQPQWGAPGAQPQQAQFGTPQFGGQAASPQAGQPSFGGQQGQFGAPASTPHAGQEPFGGQSGAQEQASFGAQFGGPAPSQQPGQQSFGGQPGQFGAPASTPHAGQDPFGGQSGAQDQASFGAQFGGSVPGSQSGQPSFGGQPGQFGGPASTPHAGQEPFGGPQAGQQSSGGQPGAQGQASFGTQFGGPAPSPQPGATGIPGVAPTPGFPGSGQDSPGLAGGQQAQGQGAPAGVPQHGHSAPEQPVTPRPAAQNWIPLPTPSSVIEPARQVRVRQREFGDVDADEGTRITSLPDGAAGRAGDEGWYVRLDDGREVDLAVTVLLGRNPQKAADDPAEVHLVPASGDGRMISRTHVLIGTDPRGVYVVDRGSTNGTALVTTGGDLEPCPSGTQVRVREGQQVSYGNRWFTILRRPVLPA